From a single Rhodomicrobium lacus genomic region:
- a CDS encoding ABC transporter ATP-binding protein, with the protein MTHPTNTDRPFLRIVGVTKRFGDMTALKDVSLDLREGEIHALIGPSGCGKSTLLRIVAGFETADEGSVHLGQRRIDTLKPEARGIGIVFQDYALFPHLTAAQNVAFALKYANDTRRAAGTAPLLRMVRLDGLENRFPDELSGGQQQRVALARTFAAGPRTILLDEPFSNLDASLRETTRREIRDILKASGLGILFVTHDREEALSFADRITVLRQGRVEQTGLPKDLYFRPANAFVAGFLGSTNLLDGVANGAIAETPLGRVSLDRPASGHVRLSLRPESIRIAPGGGEGVPATVASLVFKGHDASAFVRVGETTFEVLTTALLDIEPGQCVHVAARSCAVVLEE; encoded by the coding sequence GTGACACATCCCACGAACACCGACCGCCCCTTCCTTCGCATCGTGGGTGTTACGAAGCGCTTCGGCGATATGACGGCGCTCAAGGACGTTTCGCTCGACCTTCGCGAAGGCGAGATCCATGCTCTGATCGGGCCGTCCGGCTGCGGCAAGTCCACGCTTCTTCGCATCGTCGCCGGTTTCGAGACGGCGGACGAAGGTTCCGTTCATCTGGGGCAGCGCCGCATCGACACGCTCAAGCCCGAAGCGCGCGGCATCGGCATCGTCTTCCAGGACTATGCGTTGTTTCCGCATCTGACCGCAGCGCAAAACGTGGCATTCGCGCTGAAATATGCGAACGATACCCGTCGGGCCGCAGGGACCGCGCCCCTCCTGCGCATGGTTCGCCTCGATGGCCTCGAAAACCGCTTTCCCGACGAATTGTCGGGCGGACAGCAGCAGCGCGTTGCGCTCGCGCGGACCTTCGCGGCGGGCCCGCGCACCATCCTTCTCGACGAGCCGTTTTCCAATCTCGACGCCTCCTTGCGCGAGACGACCCGGCGCGAGATCCGCGACATCCTGAAGGCGAGCGGCCTCGGCATTCTGTTCGTCACCCACGACCGCGAGGAAGCGTTGTCCTTCGCCGACCGCATCACCGTGCTCCGCCAGGGGCGCGTCGAACAGACGGGCCTGCCGAAGGATCTTTATTTTCGCCCGGCTAACGCCTTCGTCGCGGGCTTTCTCGGTTCGACAAATCTCCTCGATGGCGTCGCGAACGGGGCGATTGCCGAAACGCCGCTCGGGCGCGTGAGCCTCGACCGGCCCGCAAGCGGCCACGTGCGGCTGTCGCTGCGCCCCGAATCGATCCGCATTGCGCCCGGGGGTGGCGAAGGCGTGCCCGCCACCGTCGCGAGCCTCGTGTTCAAGGGACACGACGCGTCGGCATTCGTACGCGTGGGCGAGACCACCTTCGAGGTGCTGACAACCGCATTGCTCGATATCGAGCCCGGGCAGTGCGTGCATGTCGCCGCGCGCTCGTGCGCCGTCGTACTGGAGGAGTAA